A region from the Prevotella melaninogenica genome encodes:
- a CDS encoding RNA polymerase sigma factor: MSKEETIGYLFRMHYGAMFRLAVAMLHDSDEAKDAVSEVFVRLFRDNFHLPKKGTGAYLLVSVRNQCLDIIRQKQMKERVNKLLTIETEPDLSPIQHQTDCYMELLAFADNKLTTQTRTVFRLRFDKQLSYKAIAEQVGISEAAVYKHLIQAIRKMKEQFNPNQK, encoded by the coding sequence ATGTCGAAAGAAGAAACCATTGGGTACCTGTTTCGAATGCACTACGGCGCAATGTTCAGGCTGGCAGTGGCAATGCTGCACGATTCTGACGAGGCAAAGGATGCCGTGAGCGAGGTGTTTGTACGGTTATTCCGTGACAATTTCCACCTGCCTAAGAAAGGTACAGGCGCTTATCTACTTGTAAGTGTACGCAACCAGTGCTTAGACATCATCAGACAGAAACAGATGAAAGAGCGTGTCAATAAGCTGTTGACAATAGAGACAGAGCCTGACTTATCGCCCATACAGCACCAGACTGATTGCTACATGGAATTATTGGCTTTTGCAGACAATAAGCTGACAACACAGACCCGTACAGTCTTCCGTCTACGCTTTGACAAGCAACTGTCCTATAAAGCCATTGCAGAACAGGTTGGCATCAGCGAAGCTGCTGTCTACAAGCACTTGATACAGGCAATTAGGAAGATGAAAGAACAATTTAATCCCAACCAGAAATGA
- a CDS encoding RNA methyltransferase, with product MRKLRTIEMNRLSLEEFKEADKLPLIVVLDDVRSLHNVGSVFRSADAFRVEAVYLCGITATPPNAEIHKTALGGEDSVDWRYFERTEDAIEELHRQGVFVYSVEQVEGSTKLQELNTENPTNYQHPTPNTQHLSTHYAIVLGNEVKGVKQSVVDMSDGCLEIPQFGTKHSLNVSVTTGIVIWEFARQLLLK from the coding sequence ATGAGAAAACTACGCACCATCGAAATGAATAGGCTTTCCCTTGAGGAATTCAAGGAGGCTGATAAGTTGCCACTCATCGTTGTGTTAGACGATGTGCGGTCATTACATAATGTGGGAAGTGTCTTCCGTTCTGCTGATGCTTTCCGTGTGGAAGCTGTCTATCTATGCGGTATCACAGCCACACCACCCAATGCAGAGATTCATAAGACAGCACTCGGTGGTGAGGATTCAGTTGATTGGCGTTACTTTGAACGTACAGAGGATGCTATCGAAGAACTCCATCGTCAAGGCGTATTTGTATATAGTGTGGAACAGGTGGAAGGCTCAACAAAGCTACAGGAACTCAACACAGAGAACCCAACAAACTATCAACACCCAACACCCAACACCCAACACCTATCCACCCACTACGCTATCGTGCTGGGCAACGAGGTGAAAGGTGTAAAGCAGAGCGTTGTAGATATGAGCGACGGCTGTCTTGAAATTCCACAATTCGGCACCAAACACTCATTGAATGTAAGTGTAACAACTGGTATTGTCATATGGGAGTTTGCTCGTCAGCTACTTCTAAAGTAA
- a CDS encoding S41 family peptidase: protein MNLKLFFVFLSLSWTLTSSATCPDSINNNLQDYQYLTQFTEANLATFPYIYKMYGKEYRKHKKTIRKHLLKGQDIETATCNYVFWFFSQFDTHFIVDRHKFWQEYDRKVHTKYKEKMEYNPQPLACMVDSDTYLVRVPSCGGQNPTFAWVDSVAEVFKKRNCPYLILDIRGNTGGNDAIWEPFFEILADHKPDKAWKVLFRSSPANIDALMQQGNMNLAEKAKKSKSQFVPLTEEDHDEEMTFLSSNLTKVAILVDSKTASSGETLARFTKDYCNRGKIYGQDNTNGANLSGNVTPFKLPHSQITCYSLFVLMKISLCKLKTKNWVSNQM from the coding sequence ATGAACCTCAAACTGTTCTTTGTATTCTTATCTTTATCATGGACATTAACATCATCCGCAACGTGTCCTGACAGCATAAACAATAATCTGCAAGACTATCAATACCTCACACAATTCACTGAAGCCAACCTTGCCACTTTCCCATACATCTACAAAATGTACGGAAAGGAATACAGAAAACATAAGAAGACCATCAGAAAACACTTGTTGAAAGGACAAGATATAGAGACTGCAACTTGCAATTATGTCTTCTGGTTCTTTTCTCAATTCGATACACATTTTATCGTTGACCGACATAAATTCTGGCAGGAATATGACCGAAAGGTGCACACTAAATATAAAGAAAAGATGGAATATAATCCTCAACCACTTGCATGTATGGTTGACTCAGATACATATTTAGTAAGAGTACCGTCTTGTGGTGGTCAGAATCCAACCTTTGCATGGGTTGACAGCGTGGCAGAAGTATTTAAAAAGAGAAACTGCCCATACCTGATTTTAGACATACGGGGCAATACTGGTGGGAATGATGCTATTTGGGAACCATTCTTTGAAATACTTGCAGACCATAAACCTGACAAGGCTTGGAAAGTATTATTCAGAAGTAGTCCAGCAAATATAGATGCGCTGATGCAACAAGGGAACATGAACCTTGCTGAGAAAGCAAAGAAATCAAAGTCTCAGTTTGTGCCATTAACAGAAGAGGATCACGATGAGGAAATGACCTTCTTATCAAGCAATTTAACTAAAGTCGCAATCCTCGTCGATAGTAAAACAGCAAGTTCTGGAGAAACGTTAGCCCGTTTTACCAAAGATTATTGCAATCGTGGGAAAATATATGGACAGGACAATACTAATGGAGCAAACCTGTCTGGTAATGTAACTCCTTTTAAACTTCCACATAGCCAAATTACCTGCTATTCCCTCTTTGTGTTGATGAAGATTTCGCTTTGCAAATTAAAAACAAAGAATTGGGTATCAAACCAGATGTAA
- a CDS encoding DUF4974 domain-containing protein — protein sequence MKKDSYGQMERLLDMMEHPDQYTDEQLNELLRDDELRQTYQLISDTTSAYEYRRTSDKLTDEIIEEEWNKVMEKKSTSRPIYRYYRQIAAVVIGILTVSGIAIAAVSIVKGSRKQLATDSAVTVTNNIVHTKTLREKDSTRTTATYSKLEEKRVGEILPPKQFDNVMLQDIVQEISDYYGIKTVCRNPEAGQLRLRFLWNRDQSVEHAVKTLNMFEKVQLTLADSTITIE from the coding sequence ATGAAAAAAGATAGTTACGGACAGATGGAAAGGTTGCTTGACATGATGGAGCATCCTGACCAATATACTGATGAACAGCTTAATGAACTGTTGCGTGATGATGAGTTGAGGCAAACATATCAACTTATATCAGACACTACCAGTGCATACGAGTACAGACGGACTTCCGATAAACTGACAGATGAAATCATAGAAGAGGAATGGAACAAGGTAATGGAAAAGAAGTCTACTTCCAGACCTATATACCGCTATTACAGACAGATAGCAGCAGTAGTCATTGGTATTCTCACTGTATCGGGAATTGCCATTGCTGCAGTTAGCATTGTCAAAGGTAGTAGAAAACAGTTGGCAACGGATTCAGCTGTTACAGTCACAAACAACATAGTTCATACAAAAACATTAAGGGAAAAAGACTCTACACGCACAACTGCCACATATAGCAAGCTGGAAGAAAAGAGAGTAGGAGAGATACTTCCTCCCAAACAGTTTGATAATGTTATGTTACAGGACATTGTTCAAGAAATATCAGATTACTATGGGATAAAAACTGTCTGTCGTAACCCAGAAGCAGGACAGCTACGTTTGCGCTTTCTTTGGAACAGAGACCAAAGTGTAGAACACGCAGTAAAGACACTAAACATGTTTGAAAAAGTACAGCTAACTTTGGCTGACAGTACAATCACCATAGAATAA
- the mutS gene encoding DNA mismatch repair protein MutS encodes MTKDDKGLTPMMKQFFSMKAQHPGALMLFRCGDFYETYGEDAVESARILGITLTRRNNGGNGDSIEMAGFPHHALDTYLPKLIRAGKRVAICDQLEDPKKKREAIKGKKGLTAMDKMVKRGITELVTPGVAMSDNVLNYKENNFLAAVHFGKGSCGVSFLDISTGEFLTGEGNFDYVEKLLGNFQPKEVLFDRAKKQDFERYFGTRLCTFEMDDWVFTDQTARQKLLKHFGTKNLKGFGVDHLNNGVIAAGVILQYLEITQHTQINHITSLARIEEDKYVRMDRFTIRSLELIAPMNEGGSSLLNVIDNTVTPMGGRMLRRWMVFPLKDVKPINERLDVVDYFFREPDFRECINEQFHRIGDLERIISKVAVGRVSPREVVQLKNALMAIQPVKTACLYAKSDTLKRIGEQLNLCESLRDRIEKEIQPDPPQLVNKGDVIALGYNQELDDLRSIRDNGKQYLLEIQEKEIAQTGITSLKIGFNNVFGYYLEVRNTFKDKVPENWIRKQTLAQAERYITPELKEYEEKILGADEKILALETQLYMELIQDMQEFIPQIQINANLIAHLDCLLSFMKVSQLQRYVRPVVDDSEVIDIKQGRHPVIETQLPIGEQYVPNDVLLDTEHQQIMMITGPNMAGKSALLRQTALIVLLAQIGCFVPAERARIGMVDKIFTRVGASDNISLGESTFMVEMTEASNILNNVTPRSLVLFDELGRGTSTYDGISIAWAIVEYLHEHSRAQARTLFATHYHELNEMEKNFPRIKNFNVSVKEVDGKIIFVRKLEKGGSEHSFGIHVAEIAGMPRSIVKRANIILKELEKDNSQVGSVGKAAVERLDQSREGVQLSFFQLDDPVLTQIRDEILGLDVNNLTPVEALNKLNDIKKIVKG; translated from the coding sequence ATGACAAAAGACGATAAGGGATTAACCCCGATGATGAAACAGTTCTTCTCAATGAAGGCACAACATCCTGGAGCATTGATGCTCTTTAGGTGTGGTGACTTTTATGAGACGTATGGTGAGGATGCTGTGGAGTCGGCAAGAATACTCGGTATTACCCTTACACGTCGTAATAATGGTGGTAATGGCGACTCGATAGAGATGGCTGGTTTCCCACATCATGCCCTTGATACTTATCTTCCTAAGCTTATCCGAGCTGGAAAGCGTGTAGCTATCTGCGACCAATTAGAAGACCCAAAGAAGAAACGTGAGGCTATCAAAGGCAAGAAGGGTCTGACGGCAATGGACAAGATGGTGAAGCGTGGCATCACAGAACTTGTCACTCCGGGTGTTGCCATGAGCGACAACGTGCTGAACTATAAGGAAAATAACTTCCTTGCAGCGGTACATTTCGGTAAAGGTTCTTGTGGAGTCAGTTTCTTAGATATATCTACCGGTGAGTTCCTGACTGGTGAAGGCAACTTTGATTATGTCGAAAAACTATTGGGTAACTTCCAACCAAAGGAGGTACTCTTTGACCGTGCGAAGAAACAAGACTTTGAACGCTATTTTGGTACACGCCTTTGTACATTCGAGATGGACGATTGGGTGTTTACCGATCAGACGGCACGTCAGAAGCTATTGAAGCATTTTGGAACAAAGAACTTAAAGGGTTTCGGTGTTGATCATTTGAATAATGGTGTTATTGCAGCAGGTGTTATCCTTCAATATCTGGAGATAACGCAGCATACACAAATCAATCATATCACTTCATTGGCACGTATTGAAGAAGATAAATATGTGCGAATGGACCGCTTCACGATTCGTTCTTTGGAGTTGATTGCCCCAATGAATGAGGGTGGATCATCGCTTTTGAACGTTATCGACAATACTGTTACGCCAATGGGTGGACGTATGTTGCGCCGTTGGATGGTCTTCCCACTGAAAGATGTAAAGCCTATCAACGAACGTTTAGACGTTGTTGATTATTTCTTTCGTGAACCTGATTTCCGCGAGTGTATCAATGAACAGTTCCATCGCATTGGCGACTTGGAGCGTATCATATCAAAGGTAGCAGTCGGTCGTGTGTCACCTCGTGAGGTAGTACAGCTGAAGAATGCCCTTATGGCTATCCAACCCGTTAAGACGGCCTGCCTTTATGCAAAGAGCGATACACTCAAGAGGATAGGTGAACAGCTGAATCTCTGTGAGTCTTTGCGTGATAGAATAGAGAAAGAGATACAGCCTGATCCTCCACAGTTGGTCAACAAAGGCGACGTGATAGCCTTAGGTTATAACCAAGAACTCGATGATTTGCGTTCTATCCGTGACAATGGAAAGCAATATCTGTTAGAGATTCAAGAGAAGGAGATTGCTCAGACGGGTATTACTTCATTGAAGATAGGATTTAATAACGTGTTCGGCTATTACTTGGAGGTGCGCAATACGTTTAAGGATAAGGTGCCTGAGAATTGGATTCGTAAGCAAACATTAGCGCAGGCAGAGCGTTATATCACGCCAGAACTTAAGGAATACGAAGAAAAGATACTCGGTGCTGATGAGAAGATATTGGCTTTGGAAACTCAGCTTTATATGGAGCTGATACAGGATATGCAGGAGTTTATTCCGCAGATACAGATTAATGCCAATCTCATTGCCCATCTTGACTGTCTGCTTTCGTTCATGAAGGTGTCACAGTTGCAGCGTTATGTGCGTCCAGTAGTGGACGATTCGGAGGTTATAGACATAAAACAGGGTCGCCATCCAGTGATTGAAACACAGCTACCGATAGGTGAACAGTATGTGCCTAATGATGTACTGCTTGATACGGAACACCAACAGATAATGATGATTACGGGTCCGAATATGGCAGGTAAGTCTGCCTTGTTGCGTCAGACAGCCCTTATCGTACTCTTAGCACAGATTGGTTGCTTCGTTCCTGCTGAACGAGCACGTATCGGAATGGTGGATAAAATCTTCACACGTGTGGGTGCTTCGGATAACATTTCATTAGGAGAATCAACCTTTATGGTTGAGATGACAGAGGCTTCAAATATCCTAAATAACGTCACTCCACGCTCTTTAGTGCTCTTTGATGAGTTGGGTCGTGGTACAAGTACCTATGACGGTATTAGCATTGCATGGGCGATTGTAGAGTATTTGCACGAACATTCACGTGCACAAGCTCGTACCCTCTTTGCGACACACTACCATGAATTGAACGAAATGGAGAAGAATTTCCCACGTATTAAGAACTTCAACGTCTCTGTGAAGGAAGTGGATGGAAAGATAATCTTCGTTCGTAAGTTAGAGAAAGGTGGTAGTGAGCACTCCTTCGGTATTCATGTAGCGGAGATAGCGGGTATGCCTCGTTCTATTGTTAAGCGTGCTAACATTATACTTAAGGAGCTTGAAAAGGATAATTCACAAGTAGGTAGTGTCGGTAAGGCTGCCGTTGAGCGTCTTGACCAGAGCAGAGAAGGTGTTCAACTCTCCTTCTTCCAGCTCGATGATCCCGTCCTCACACAGATTCGTGACGAAATCCTCGGTCTTGATGTCAACAATCTTACACCTGTTGAAGCCCTTAATAAGCTGAATGATATTAAGAAAATCGTAAAGGGATAA
- a CDS encoding outer membrane beta-barrel family protein, translated as MRKHLFLGILLLIVCGVQAQHITRNYNNTSLPHVLTDIDNASQRYTINFIYNELEDFTVTVNLRNRTVPEAIREVLGFYPMRMTVSDSLIFVECTQKVPTKVIGHIVDQHNQPVPFANIALLNPSDSSFINGGVTNNGGDLVIPCSQRKVLLRVSFIGFATYYKLINVGNIGTIRMKTEPYTLKSVTVKGMRRVIKNDVDRLQYLVSNDPFSKGMNGIEVMGRVPMLNVSDESVSIVGKGITHIMLDGHILEMTADAVKAKLRSLKAEDIERIEVITIPPAKYKAEANAGYINIVMKRDQSKGWSGSISEEVQRQYRGRYFQDINLNYAGRKFELSTGLGMSLDKVINNSYSVYDFKDGHQRSTRKRTISPWSSYSADAIVKYHANKRLELGVMTSFYTNHISTNHTFVSINRDTTFTTAHAPAVWNNNISTTLYAEYKLDSLEKTLNVNYNFFNSNAPTQSENVSVTNGMTESLRNKSKANYKINALKLDFSLPFKHLYMETGSSFSAIRNKTSLMLENLSNGQWRYNADESNEFLYKERTLAAYLSAKKLLTEKLQLQAGLRYEHTWTESNQLTQRQINRSHYGRFYPTLHLNWQLKDNQNLALAANWGIERPDFNDLNPFRIYTSTTDYMTGNPYLAAAYTRNMEINYSNGKGLYAVLYSSHGKGETGWRTTFLANGSQVTGPYDGLRHEKTGVYANYNRNVQAWMNLNIGGEVYYYDSHSDYKTDVLQIHGWGRRAEGSLSFLLNRQKTLIAEINYRHWFREYFAQTQSDPHAYLRMSLKYSCLDDRLKMSLTIGDPFHQNINRNTIFYQEYTNTNRFDNHSRYIGLRATWSFGGKQVHRTYHDNRDTESQRAK; from the coding sequence ATGAGAAAGCATCTCTTTCTTGGTATACTGCTACTGATTGTCTGTGGTGTACAGGCGCAGCATATTACCCGAAACTATAATAATACATCCCTACCACATGTGCTGACTGATATTGACAATGCCAGCCAAAGGTATACAATCAACTTCATATATAATGAATTAGAGGATTTTACAGTCACTGTAAACCTACGTAACCGCACCGTTCCCGAAGCAATACGAGAGGTATTGGGTTTCTATCCCATGCGCATGACCGTCAGTGATAGCCTTATCTTCGTAGAATGTACACAGAAAGTACCTACAAAGGTCATTGGACACATTGTTGATCAGCACAACCAGCCTGTACCGTTTGCCAATATAGCTTTGTTGAATCCATCGGATTCCAGTTTCATCAATGGCGGAGTGACCAATAACGGGGGAGACTTAGTCATACCATGTAGTCAACGGAAGGTCTTACTACGGGTTTCTTTCATTGGATTTGCTACCTACTATAAGCTGATTAATGTCGGCAATATCGGTACTATCCGTATGAAGACTGAACCATATACACTGAAATCCGTGACAGTAAAAGGTATGCGCCGAGTTATTAAAAATGATGTTGACCGACTGCAATATCTCGTCAGTAATGACCCTTTCTCCAAGGGGATGAATGGTATAGAAGTGATGGGGCGTGTACCAATGCTAAATGTCAGTGACGAAAGTGTCAGCATCGTAGGTAAGGGCATTACCCATATCATGCTTGATGGACATATCCTTGAAATGACTGCCGATGCTGTAAAGGCAAAACTCCGCAGCTTGAAGGCAGAAGATATTGAGCGTATAGAGGTGATAACTATTCCACCTGCAAAATATAAGGCAGAAGCCAATGCGGGATACATCAACATCGTCATGAAGCGTGACCAGTCGAAAGGGTGGAGTGGGAGTATCAGCGAGGAGGTGCAGCGGCAGTACCGTGGGCGGTATTTCCAGGATATAAACCTCAACTATGCCGGCAGGAAATTTGAGCTGTCCACAGGTCTGGGAATGTCTTTGGATAAAGTAATCAACAACTCATATTCTGTCTATGACTTCAAAGATGGACACCAGCGCAGTACAAGAAAGCGGACCATATCCCCTTGGTCTTCGTATAGTGCAGATGCCATCGTGAAATATCATGCTAACAAGCGCTTGGAACTGGGTGTCATGACATCATTCTATACCAATCACATCTCTACCAATCACACGTTTGTCTCAATTAACAGGGACACAACATTTACGACAGCTCATGCCCCAGCTGTCTGGAACAACAACATAAGTACGACACTGTACGCTGAATACAAACTTGACTCATTAGAGAAGACACTCAATGTGAACTATAACTTCTTCAACAGTAATGCTCCCACGCAAAGTGAGAACGTATCGGTAACAAACGGAATGACTGAATCACTACGCAATAAAAGCAAGGCAAATTACAAGATAAATGCCTTAAAACTTGATTTTTCACTGCCTTTCAAGCATCTCTATATGGAGACAGGGTCATCTTTCTCAGCTATCCGCAATAAGACAAGTCTGATGCTGGAGAACCTTTCCAACGGACAGTGGAGATACAATGCAGATGAAAGTAATGAATTCTTGTATAAGGAACGAACCCTCGCTGCCTATTTATCAGCAAAGAAACTGCTCACAGAAAAACTTCAGCTACAAGCTGGACTACGCTACGAACATACATGGACGGAAAGCAACCAGCTTACACAAAGACAAATCAATCGCAGTCATTACGGACGTTTCTATCCCACTCTGCACCTCAACTGGCAATTAAAAGATAATCAGAATCTGGCACTTGCTGCCAACTGGGGGATAGAACGACCCGATTTCAACGACCTCAATCCTTTCCGTATCTATACATCTACCACTGATTACATGACAGGAAACCCTTATCTCGCAGCTGCCTATACTCGCAACATGGAGATAAACTATAGCAATGGGAAAGGACTTTATGCCGTTCTCTACAGCAGTCATGGCAAAGGGGAGACAGGCTGGAGAACCACATTCCTCGCAAACGGAAGTCAGGTAACCGGTCCCTATGACGGCCTGCGCCATGAAAAGACGGGTGTCTATGCCAATTATAACCGCAATGTGCAGGCATGGATGAACCTTAACATAGGAGGAGAAGTATATTACTATGATTCCCATTCCGATTACAAAACGGACGTGTTACAGATACATGGATGGGGCAGGCGGGCTGAAGGTTCGCTCTCGTTCCTGCTCAACCGGCAGAAGACGCTCATTGCCGAGATCAACTATCGGCACTGGTTCCGGGAATATTTTGCACAGACTCAAAGTGATCCTCATGCTTACCTGCGGATGAGCCTTAAATACAGCTGTCTGGACGACCGCTTGAAAATGAGTCTTACCATTGGCGATCCCTTTCATCAGAATATCAATCGAAATACCATATTCTATCAAGAATATACTAACACGAACCGATTTGATAATCATTCTCGATATATCGGACTTCGTGCTACATGGTCATTTGGTGGCAAACAGGTTCATCGTACCTATCATGACAACCGTGATACAGAATCACAGCGCGCAAAGTAG